The DNA segment atttaattaacttGTTTTAATGCCTTGGTAATTGGAAAGAGAAATATGAAATTGATTTGATGACATTAATTGATTTTACACGTTACTAGACATGAGGATTTAGAAAAGTGGAAACTTAactcattttaatttctttcttcaatttcattgaAAGCTTTTCTCCATTCTCTCTCTAGTCTCGGTCATTTCAATGTCAGAGAAGAAGATGGTAGAAATAAGTAATCAGAAGAAGGAAGCAGAAGCTAGGAAGAAGCAAAAGGTCGAGGTGATGATGACTCTTGCAAAAAGAAGATCTATAGTATGGTGTGGTTGAGATCTTTGCCACTAATGGTAAGATGTGGTGATGAGGTCTCAAGCTCTCCATAcccaaaaatggaagaaatccaTTTCGTTCAGAGAAGAAGATCCCTGAGGTATGACTCGTTTCTACTTTTTGTTCATCCATCACAGTAGGTAGCCACTGTAGCTACGTGGAGGAGGAAGCAGAAGTGGAGCAGATGGAGCTGTCAAGGATCAAGTGTTCATCAAGGGTCAGAAATccttcttggggaccaagtcaAGATGGAAGGCTCAGATTGATGAAGCTTGAAGAGATGGGATGAGGAaaaggtaattgcatgttggtttttgcattcggtttcctctctcttctctctgttcGAACCGGTTTttggattgaagaagaaaaagttggCTCAGTTCAACGGTTTCAACCTTGGAGGCTTCCACTTCTATAATAAGAGTGAACAGTCAAGACTTGAAGCAAGGAGAGAAAGCACAGATTTCTCATAACTACTCAAGCTAACaaaagttcttctccttcaatgttttcattttgtattttctttaatttttgtctttcttgagtctcatggtgaaaaaggcaaacaatgtgaggtttgtaagaaaaagccagtgagcgaaaaaaggcagagtgtacaaaattaaaaaaaaagccaTAGGTGCCTTAGAGGTCCTTTATACATCTAtgtgttgtgtatcatgattctaTAGGAATCCCCTTACAAGTTaggttagcacttagcagttaAAAGTTTGGtaggtgaccaagtcaagttcaggattggagatagattctggacttgtcccagataggaagggtagttcctagggagaattggtgtatgtaatcaagatgattatagtgaaattccatcattgttgtgatgaagactggatgtaggctgcattgcacttagcagctgaaccaggatacttcttggtgtgattctctctttctcttctactctattTCTGATTCTGTTGGATCagagataaaattgaaaaatatatccTGACTggttacgagacaaaaagaaaatgtctcttgactagttacgagacaaaaagaagaaaaatctcCTGAAGCTATTTCAAAGGGCAGAAAGTTACTCTCAGCAAAAAGGGgttaagattcaacccccttctcttagccactgataaccattaattggtatcagagcttggtctcaaagagatcaaactttgcagcttggagaaaagatcctgATGGCAGAAAACAGTGGCTCAAACCTGGTGGCCTATACTCTGATAGAAGGgcagtcaagcaacagacctccaCTCTTTAATGGAAAGAACTACACTTAttggaaagaaagaatgaagattTTTGTTCAGTCAGTGGATTATAGACTATGGAAGATAATCCTGGAAGGTCCTcaatttccaaccactacaggAGCTGATGGTGTGGTCTCTCTCAAAGGTGAAGCCAGTTGGACTGAAGAAGACAGAAAAAAGTTGGAGCTCAACACCAAAGCTATCAACTTGCTCAACTATGCAATCAGCTTCGAAGAATACCGACCGGTATCTAGATGCACAAACATcaaaggaaatctgggacaaactttaaatcactcatgaaggaacaaCTCTTGTGAAGAAGACCAGAATAGACATGCTAAATAGAGAGTAGTCATCATCAatggcttggatgctatggggATCACATGTCCGGAATCTGTGCTTGTGAGAAAAATTTTGAGAAGTCTCACAAAAGAATGGGAAACTAAGGCTATAGTGATATCTGAGAGTAGTAGTCTTGATTCCATGACttatgatgatttgagaggaaatttACTTGCTTTTGGTTATAGTGTTGATGTTATGATTAGGTTCTGATTTGAAGTCTACATAATACTCAAGGTTGATTTAGAGATacagtcaattttttttgtttttgttttagtaTCAAGTTGAAAAAACACACATGGTCTTCCGAGTGAAACTCTGGAGCAGGTCATATTTTGGAGTGAACTTTTTGTAAAATACTCATGCTTTGGTTTGTGAATCACTTAATCACTTTATATGTTGGTTTCATCTTTTATGAAACTCTCAGGAATTAGAGTTCAATTCCAAATTTTTCAgagatttgaatatttatttacaTTGTTATCTTCATAGACATGTGTttcacaaactcataataataCAATATGATAATATCTCAATAcactattttaaattctaataactacatgaaataaaataaattaagtatcaCCGAATTAGAGTAAATAATCATAACATCAGTTGTTGTCTTCATACAAGCTAtaaatttcaacaataatacaTTAAGTAGTTGTCTTCTATTTACATAACTTTGCACACTAaatcaaattcatatttttctCAATTAACCCACTGCAAATTGATGAAATTATAAGTGTAACTGCAATTCCAATTAAAAAAGTGGTTAATGTTCTACATTTAGTGTTGCCTCCAAatgttttttcaattttctgcTTTGCCATCATTACTTCTAGTGCCTCCAATCTTTCTTCCATTGTCTTCAAACTTTCAACCACACCATTCTGATTAACATAAGCTTTATGTGAATATGACTCAACATATTCATCAAGCCAAGCAAAGTATTTGCAATGTGGAGCTGCGGTCTGCAACAAATAACACTCCATGGTAATGGCAatgaattttgaaacaaaactaaaactaaaaaatgattACCTTAAAATAAGAGCAACCAAAAAAAAGTATGTTCGAATTTTCTGCAGTgctaaattaaaacaatattGCATATGTGCCACAATGACATCTGGGTGCTACAAATCTTTTCTTGTCTTGATTTGCCTTTTCTCCTATACTCCTAGTGGAATCCAGAGTCGGACTCCAGCACAAATTCTTCCCAGCTTCATTGCTTTCCTCCACGGTTCGTGAAGAAGAGTCTCTGACTTTCATAGCCATATTGTTCTTTAGGAGAAAACCCTTTATCTTCACTCTACACACAATGAAGACAAtgaagaataaagaaaaaaccCTAAATAACTATGAACACCCAGGAGATAACGCTCATAATGAAACGCAACGTTTCAACAAAGGTACAGGGGGCGATTTGTCCCAATTATGAAGGAGAGAAATCCACGTGGACAAGTTACTGACACATCAGCCAGTTACCTGCTCAGATCCGGTTGCAGAGACTGAAACGTACTGAAATCATAATAGATAGGGATCAATTTGGGTATTTAGATTTCTTAGAGGGTGGGAAGTCCATCGTCCAAATCGTTAGAGACCAACAAGGACATTTACTCATATAAATATGGTGATGCATGCTATAGTGGTGGTTGGTGCATAACTGGTTATAATAACTATAGTGTCtatataattttaacaatacttaaaaattattactaaaatataacaaaaatattattttaatttcaataaaaattttgaagtgTTGCTAAAAGTATATAATCACTGTAATTATTGCTTTATAAATATACCATGTTAATCAGGAGCAAAactaagttaaattttaaagagtagccaaaatttaattttataatataaatgagtataaaattaatattttaaaagagactaaattaaaatttatatataatttataaaaataaatttaagatttGAGAGTAACTATTACGTTTTTTATGAGACTTGGGAGGCTCCACCTTAATATCAACTAATATTTAAATTCTGAAGTAGATGAATGTTAGAGGTCAATAAAATTTGTGATATTTAGTCATTAATTAGCTATCATCAATATTTCTAATAATATGAGATGACATCTAATGATATAGgattaatcatttttttatggttaaatactgacaagattttaataaaaatgttgtttctagacttttttttaaagtattctAGAATTCTCTTTCTATTAACTTCTATAGATACTAAAATAACATCTAATTCTATTGAATTTGCAATTGAATATGCAATGACAGTTCATACAAAACTTATTAGAAgttttgcttttatttattttttattacacaTCAAACTCAAAATCAAGATATATTATATTAACACCATCTTCCTCGAGTCAGACAAGTGATGCTAGCCTATATTAAAAGAGAGAGTCCAGGCCGCCAAACTATATTAATTAATCCTCTTCCTGTCAACAAATTGCATGAGcaacaattttcaatcaaattaatcacatttatttttaaagCTATGTTTTCAATATGTGTATTTTTAACTAATCACTTTAATAGCATTTTATGGTTGGAATTCTTAAACCAATATTTGTTATaaatttgttctattttttttattattttgaatataCATGGTTTCATGATTTGTACGTAATATCTTATATTTTActtcaattaaattatttattatatttttttattgtatttggttaaaaaaatccatattttcatatttttgctTATTCATAAggcttaattaattttattaagagtatatacataaaatataagatttagttaatatgtgttttaaaaatacataCTAAACTTATTATtagtcaaatattttaaatttttttatttaataaatataagataaatatattaaaatacatttcaaataataaaaactaattgtATTACAAATTTACAACACTAACAGTACGTCTGAAAAGAAAtgtttcaaaaatcaaaatcacaagAATTTATGCAGTACCATGGAATCCTCTTCATAAGAACAGCATCTCCTCAGTTTAGAAGGGCAGATAGCCGTGGTTGCATTGATCTCGATGAATGTCATTCTGAGAATTGTCGCCACCGCTATACCAGAATTGACAAAGGTACAATATTTATactcttattttatataattctcttttttatgtactctcatTTTTAAGGTCGAATTCACGCGTACTCTCATTTTATATACTTTATTTGTTCTGTATTTAtaacttatatttattttctaatattaatataatttatttttatatttaaaaatattaattttaaatattttttattgtaaaataatttttttacatcgtGTTTTTAAATGCCATAATCgtattttattaacaaaataaataaaataatttgttatatttaaataaaaatataattttaaaatctaaaataattagaaatatattttaaaaacaaactaactaaacatattttttatataaacggTGAAGTACTTATAATAAATGGAACCCCACTGAACTTCCCACCGGCGAACTCCCCTAAACGACAAACTCTCCTGAACAGTAAATTCTTGAACGGCCATACCCgcacaaattattttatttattttgttaaataagATACGATTATGGCATTTAAAAACACAAtgtaaaagaattattttacaataaaatgtatttaaaattaatatttttaaatgcaaaataaattatattaatattaaaaaataaatataagttataaatataaaataaataaagtatacaAAATGAGAGTACACGTAAATTTAACTTTAGAGATGGGAGTACCAAAAAAAAGagattatattaaataagagtataaataaatttttatattagtcTTTATACCCCTtgtcaattttattaatattctttttttcaaattaaatgaaaaacacaaaaacatataacaaccaaaaaataaataatatgctagtaaaaaaattatcatattctcataaaataaaaaatatatcatcacaaaattatagaaaaatacaaaaaaaacattaaagataaaaagtagcttgaaataaaaaatagctgACTATACCCAAAAAGAATAAAACTCAAATCTCATACTACTTAATATTCCATTTTAATGTTAAATCAATCATGTTTTCatactttattttcattttcatcgaaaataaaaatgaaaacgcCTAAATCAATTagctattttttgtatttttaataataaaaatttcaatttataatttaacataTGTCTTAGGTATTATTTGAAtgtaagaagaaaaataagaagaaagaaaataaaagaaaataaaagaaaagaaaagaaaaaaaagaaaagaaaaaattaatttttttggtacgttgtattatattttttatattatacaaagaataagtttataatttgctaatttttttttatcaattttcttTGCatggtttaaaaaattttgacatggattttacattattttttttttctctttcacccaatttttcttctcatccaattaaaaaaaaacttatttttttattttttacattttttctcTCCATATTCCTTTGAACCAAACATAATGTTAAAATATAAGAtagataaattctaaaatataacaaaaatgatAAACTTGTGCCTAATACAAAAAGTAAATATTTACATGCAgttgtatttatataaaatttataattaaaaaatattagatgataatttaactaaatttattaaattatctaataatttttaaatatcaacttaTACAAAAATAACTGAATACGAGTTTTCATCCgtacaaaaaaaatcttattagtGATTAGACATTAATTAGGGGCAGCGTGTCCCTCGCAGTATCTAACTATCCATGATACAATTGTGACTTTACCAAATCAAAAAATTGTCCCGGCTGCCAGAGTTGACCATAATATTATTAAGCATGTTTGACTTAAGAAATTTCTGATGATAAAACATGAGTAAATGAGTAATTAACATCGCTTTTCTTGAACCTCAATCACTTAACTCCGTAACTATATTATATGATACTTTCTTGTTTCTACATATAACCTCATCACATGCTGCACTTTACCCTTCAACTCAGATTAGTCTCTTCTTAATTAGGTTAATGTCATAGGCAATGACGAAATTGCATGCTTAATTTGTAATAATCTCatacttaaaaataaataaataaataaataaataaataaagttcaaGTGAATTTTCATaaagatatataattatatagatATAGATTTGTGACGGTAAGTCCAAGATTTAATTATGTTATTAGTGAATTTAATCAAAGGATTTTTTTACCTATTATTATTTGGTCGTTATCACCCGTTCATATATATTCTTGCAACGAGGAATGAGTTTAATGGAAAAGAATTATTTGTTCACATACACTGAACCATAATTCAAATATCAACTAATCACGTCTTAAACAATATTTGTTTAACTAggtagaaaatatttttttatcagaaatattagaaaaataatatctaaaattatcttatataatataatatttaaaattttctacaCATAATATTCATAACTATATTactcaattattttaataataattaataaatattaaataagataaatttaagctatttgaattgatttcttattgtttctaaaataatattatatttttatatactaaGAAGAGTGATTTTTTCTTGACACTAATTTATTATGACCTCATGTttaaagaaatgaaagaaaatttataaaaaaaaactaaataagtGATTATAAAGTAATATTGAATAACAAAATTACTTGATAAAAGAAATGCGAAATCTCTTATAAGTGTAATGGCTTTATTTAATCAatattattgtttaaatttAACAACTTAAGTTCACTATATATGTttataataagttaataacaaGTATAGTTTTTTATTAAATCCGAGTTTACCGTAACGTTTGACCTAATTAACAACCAGATAAATTTGTCTTTTCACCGCGTTGagaatccaaaaattttcaacAGTTTTAATCATTTATAACTAATTCTGATTCTTCTAGATAGTacctaaaatagtaaaatttgtAGTAATCATAAATACTAATCTTCTGCGTTgtattagagagagagagacatgAAGAAAgacttgaaaaaataaatttaaaaaaaatctagaagTCTTTGTTGGGCGTTATAAAGTTCCAACTTCTAATCTATTTGTCTTCACTCAACATAGTAGACAAGTATTGGTCAAAAAAATAACACATTTCTTCCTCTCTATTCTTTTCTCCCTAAAATATATTGTAAACCTTTTGTTTTTGTATCTCAATTCaattcacacacacacatatatatactcCTTCATTTTCTCTAAGAAACCCATAGTTTTGGAAGAATCTTGGAAAGAAGCATAAGAGATGGGTTTTtcaaaagaagagaaatcaaAGAGGGTATTGAGGGTTGTGAAGACActtttctttttaatcacaATGATTATGTCATTGCTTCTCATCTCTGCTCCCACCATTCTTGTTATTGCCGATGCTCTGCTTCCCTCTGCTCTTCTctctgttttttcttcttcatcattgtTGTCGCCGCCATCATCTATCAAAACAACTCTGTTTTCTCATCTTCAGAATTACGATTTTCGATACTCCCTCGTCGATATCCCCCTCCTATCCATCGCTCGATCTCTCGTTATATTCTGTAAGTAATTATGATGCATAAATACCATAGTTTTTTAAtcaaaaagcaaagaaaaatatatactcTGTTTTCCTCTGTTTCTTAATGTTATGCTCTGTTTTCCTCTGTTTTTGTCCCCTGTTTTTTTTCAGGTGTTTATAGCTTATGTGATGGGCCAAGGCTTTCAAATGGTccatatttgggtgtaacaacGGTGTGTTCGGTGTTTTCTTTGATGCTTGTGTCATTGAAAGCTGTTTACATATTTGGGAGTGGAACAACAGCAGCAACAAAAGAGTATTATTATGTTAGAAGCTCCGAAATAGCTTTATTTGTGTGCTCTTATGTTTTTGCTGTGGGGCATGTTGTTGTTGCATACAGAACAAGTTGCAGAGAGAGAAGGAAGCTTTTGGTCTACAAAATTGACATTGAAGCTGTAAGTCTTTCATCCTCAATTTCTATTCCATTTGGCATCAAAATCAATTTACTTAAAAAACAAGTTATTTTGAAAAGGGATGAGTCAATTAAgtgtttgtatttttctattttttaactcATTAGTTGTTTAAGTGCAACTCCCTAAGAAATTAGttgttttaaaacaaattgataTCTATTTAAAGGATTTAATCATATAGTATCACACCAACAAAAGTACCATTAATCTGAAAGATATAAacatcttatatatatatatatatatagtgacaatgattttgtaatttgttttatattatCAAAGAATGATAAAATTGAACTCTTCTTTTATTAGTCATGAAAATATCATTACCCATTGAAAACGGAAATATACACACGTTTTTAAACCAAATTTAAGAGGAAATGGGTTATGGGGTCCCACTTAGGTACAATAAAACACCAATGAAACTTCCTTGTATGACCTTAGTGCCATAGGTGTGGTTGAGTATATTCCAATAGAAAacaatgtttttaatttttgcttgcTTGTGGTGGTGCACCATTAagttttctttgaattcttcaaccctaaaattcaaattcaatattaTACTTAGctttaacaaataataaaatatctctATTAATAACTTTTCAATTCAGCTACATAGTACTGGTGAGAAATTACAAAGGGTAGGCATAATGGAAATGTTAGACTCCTGGTCAAACCATTtaccaatttaattttaatcttccaGATGGTCAAACCTTGCccttttttaatcaatttttctATAACTtattaaacattttattttttttggtgtgtCTAGAAACATGCATGTTCTTAAATAAATGATAAGTTGATAACTGAATCATGGAATGTAAAACCTAGTCTCACTCAAACTCACATGTGAATCATGATATTTTTCCATGTTACAAAATTATGGAACGTGCATAGCACCGCCCTAAAATTATGGCTAGAACCGACCATAGTTAATTTATGAATATTTTAGGCATCTATGGTCATGTGCCAATATATTTGCAAATCATGTTCCACTTCTTTTGATGTTGAATCCAAATTCTTTCTTAGCATGAAACTCATCATCATACCAATAACCAGAATATCATAACTGCCCATCAGCAATAATTCTTAAATCTTAGGTTTCTCTCGCTAAATCCGAGGCAATCATCAAATCATTTCCCACCTCAGCCCATACTTACatgattaataaataataattaattatttaatgcagaaacaaaaaacaatgatatttgaattttttttagtggTCAAGTaagaatattaaattataaatacctTAGCTATATACTTCGTACCGAGATTAAAAGTGAAAATATTTTCAGCATGCAATATATTAGAAACATTAAAagattatttatcttttataaaagtTTAACATTTTAGATTTTGAATAGGTATTCTTAAAGACAGATACATGGTACCTAAATGTGTTtgctaatatttaaaaaataatatgtctagtgtattttaaaatagttataacaaacaaaatttgaaatttttatttttagtgtatcaatatttgaaaatttaCTTGTTTAAAATCtttacaattttcttttgttaaacaaattaagaagaagaaaaaaaagaaaaaggtaatTAACCAAGTCAGTAATATTACATAacgaataaatattattattttagataagTATTTAATTAGcaatttattgtatatatatttattaatatttatacacataatttaacataaattatacttatatttatcagaatttatatacataaattaataaaatttatttattaaataaatttaatatttgtacTGATTAATATTgaccaaaattattaaaaaatactggCTCTCAAAATTTTCTGTTCTGTTAACCAAATTGTGTTTATGATATATGTTTGCAGATTTCAGCTTGTAAAAATGGGTATTCTCGGTATCCAAAGAAGATTCTTGTAGAAGAGAGAGTCAAATGAACTTTTGCTAACGTTACTTAGTAATAGTTATTTCCAAATCTAACGTAGATTTTGCGCCAACATGGTACCCCATTTCCTACCAAGGTAATTTACCATTTTCAGCTGTATTTGTCTGccgtaaaataaaatttaaattttttaaacaataaccACTAAATGGCTTTGTTATTCTCCTTGTACAGGGTATTATCATCCAGAAAATTCCAATAGTGACCTTGACACGGAGCACTGAATAGAGATCACATAGGAGGATTGATGTATATACATGTATAGAATAGAATAGGGGCACCCTTTTCATGGTTTTCCAtgctaattcaattaatttttatagtaatacCCCGCTTCTGTTCAAGCCTTCAAGGTGCTTGAATGATGGGATgcttttaacatttttttctcaaaaaatgaaaaaaaaaaagaaagatagagttcaTGTAATATAAAATTTCAGTTACGGATGATGTCATCATGATGGCAAGGATTTGCCTTATGATAAGTGTATGTAGATGATgagataaaattatatatgtatatatatcaaattcctttggtttgagtttaaattttattttttgttgggcACTTAAATGCaggaatttgatttttttaggagtatttaaattaatatttttaattttaaattatttatggttctctttaaaaaaatttaattgggTAATCTATCAAGGATTATTACTTTTACTATGTCAtatatgtgaaaaaaaaattcaggatCAGGGAAttcataacaaaaacaaaaaaatatggtATTGGAGTATTTGTCTTATATGcacaaataaaattaagttaGATTTTTACTCAGAATAAAACAGAAcctaaaagaaaagaattgaaaaagtcaaaaacaaaaaatttacattgtgatttaattttatttagatttgatatttataaaaataatacatcaataaaaagttaattcaaaaagttaaatataatctatatattgataaaagaaaagctcaaaaatcttttttcttcgTTCTAAAAagttcattttaaaaaaaaaagttataaagtaataaaaatgaattgaaatttacatatcaatttatttttgtgatcTTTTGTGAACTATAAACATCAAAAGATGCATATAcgattcttaaaaaataaaattttatcttaatcAATTGATTTTATAGAGAGATTTCTGAATCAATTTATTGACCTTATAATATATCTTAATATAGaggataaaaacaaaaatttatatctgtttataaatttttgagTGAATGGATACCGAA comes from the Arachis duranensis cultivar V14167 chromosome 7, aradu.V14167.gnm2.J7QH, whole genome shotgun sequence genome and includes:
- the LOC107457678 gene encoding uncharacterized protein LOC107457678; this encodes MGFSKEEKSKRVLRVVKTLFFLITMIMSLLLISAPTILVIADALLPSALLSVFSSSSLLSPPSSIKTTLFSHLQNYDFRYSLVDIPLLSIARSLVIFCVYSLCDGPRLSNGPYLGVTTVCSVFSLMLVSLKAVYIFGSGTTAATKEYYYVRSSEIALFVCSYVFAVGHVVVAYRTSCRERRKLLVYKIDIEAISACKNGYSRYPKKILVEERVK